The following coding sequences are from one Eleginops maclovinus isolate JMC-PN-2008 ecotype Puerto Natales chromosome 13, JC_Emac_rtc_rv5, whole genome shotgun sequence window:
- the si:ch211-171h4.5 gene encoding sialoadhesin, translated as MSLLWRTAQHHLAVILDLNALSRSAEMGFGLAVVTLLIALMQGVSCQTWEIMLPKTILVISDSCVTIPCRFMIPSNEEANIVNCSEGGVWMKGTQFGPRVIIAHIPKLNLIQGKLTGDIKQKNCTTIFNNFRKDNNDEYFFRLECSNHLKYSFGNGVTISAQPDLPPSMLSSVGQVSEGAQVRLQCSVTVPCHSMPPSITWLPEDNSSQKTTQMQSLNDGQMIMMSTLTFSAEAHHNNQSFSCSVTYPLTTGGSSHSSAESQRLSILYGPQDTTATISYSVPVDEGQTVTLTCFSQANPPVSLYTWYRDDYGKLTKIGKGEKLVLQVSQMDSGLYLCEAQSQKASQRSRPVSLEVKTTTGRIQGVVFPYTICGVLLLLCIMTVVVDVYKYQGISRRLKMIEVKGEHTNTNLRTCSVNSDYEQLQPKTMTPPDASIYQNTIALQATFNNTPLSK; from the exons ATGAGTCTGCTTTGGCGAACAGCTCAACATCACTTGGCAG TTATCTTGGATCTAAACGCTTTATCTCGTTCAGCTGAAATGGGCTTTGGTTTGGCAGTTGTCACTTTGCTCATCGCTCTGATGCAAG GTGTCTCTTGTCAAACTTGGGAGATCATGCTGCCCAAAACCATCTTGGTCATCAGTGACTCCTGTGTCACAATCCCATGCCGTTTCATGATCCCAAGCAATGAGGAGGCAAACATTGTCAACTGCTCCGAGGGTGGTGTTTGGATGAAAGGAACACAGTTCGGTCCGCGGGTCATAATTGCACACATTCCTAAATTGAACCTAATACAA GGGAAACTAACAGGGGACATCAAACAGAAGAACTGCACTACAATCTTCAACAACTTCCGAAAGGACAACAACGACGAGTACTTCTTCAGGCTTGAGTGTTCAAACCACTTAAAGTACAGTTTCGGTAATGGAGTCACAATTAGTGCCCAACCAG ATCTCCCCCCCTCCATGTTGTCCTCTGTGGGTCAGGTGTCAGAGGGAGCCCAGGTCAGACTGCAGTGTTCAGTCACGGTGCCCTGCCACAGCATGCCCCCTTCCATCACCTGGCTGCCCGAAGACAACTCTAGTCAAAAGACTACACAAATGCAG AGTTTAAACGATGGACAGATGATCATGATGTCCACGCTGACCTTTAGTGCTGAAGCGCACCACAACAACCAGAGCTTCTCCTGTTCTGTGACCTACCCGCTGACAACAGGGGGCAGCAGCCACTCGTCTGCAGAATCTCAGAGACTCAGCATCCTGT ATGGTCCTCAAGACACCACGGCAACCATCAGCTACTCTGTCCCTGTCGATGAGGGCCAAACTGTGACACTCACATGCTTCAGTCAGGCCAACCCCCCTGTAAGCCTCTACACCTGGTACAGAGACGACTATGGAAAG CTGACTAAGATTGGTAAAGGAGAAAAGCTGGTCCTGCAGGTCAGCCAGATGGACAGCGGGTTGTATCTGTGTGAGGCTCAAAGCCAGAAGGCCTCTCAGAGGTCCAGACCTGTATCTCTGGAGGTCAAAACCACCACAG GCAGGATTCAGGGTGTTGTTTTTCCCTACACTATATGTGGCGTGTTGCTGCTCCTCTGCATCATGACTGTTGTTGTAGACGTGTACAAATATCAAGG TATATCCCGGAGGCTGAAG ATGATCGAAGTGAAGGGAGAACACACCAACACTAATCTGAGGACCTGCAGTGTCAACTCTGACTATGAGCAACTCCAG CCTAAAACGATGACCCCTCCTGACGCTTCCATCTATCAGAACACCATCGCTCTGCAAGCCACTTTCAACAATACTCCTCTGTCAAAGTAA
- the si:ch211-171h4.3 gene encoding serine/threonine-protein kinase SBK2, whose amino-acid sequence MTAATKLLDEMCHLSVQSLTPMDTSEHFKVLKLLGEGSYGKVMLAVHKQNGTPMALKFFPRESTSLFSFLREYNLSLSFCTHPSLTRALGIAYSTPSHYVFAQQASLFGDLYDVILPEVGMEEDCCQRVVSQLCGALSHLHSLGFVHRDVKPENVFLCDSACRWVKLGDFGMVKATGTRVPEVWYSSPYCTPEAEIARGNEDSWGSISDGSDAVKKDEEKKKNERVWVSVEPSMDSWALGILTYAMLTGSHPWAETASDCGSYLKFREWFDRLEGPNDLLDVWAEPQGESAQEVIDLYGAELEKKDRPPVAAQFACFTPLACCFFQSFLDPRPGFRGQPEIAMNYLGGDWVMEKERVRLEEERKKSPGKGPIRNMKEMEGKEER is encoded by the exons ATGACA GCTGCTACAAAGCTTCTGGATGAGATGTGTCATCtctctgttcagtctttgaCACCGATGGACACATCTGAGCACTTTAAGGTCCTAAAACTCCTGGGTGAAGGCTCGTATGGCAAAGTTATGCTAGCTGTACACAAGCAGAACG GTACACCGATGGCTCTGAAGTTCTTCCCTCGTGAGTCCAcatctcttttctctttcctgagGGAGTACAACCTCTCTCTGTCGTTCTGCACTCACCCATCCCTGACCAGAGCGCTGGGAATCGCCTACTCCACACCGTCACACTACGTCTTTGCTCAGCAAGCAAGCCTTTTTGGTGATCTCTACGATGTCATCTTGCCTGAG GTTGGTATGGAGGAGGACTGCTGTCAGCGGGTGGTGTCCCAGCTGTGTGGGGCTCTATCCCACCTGCACTCACTTGGCTTTGTTCACCGGGATGTCAAACCAGAGAACGTCTTTCTCTGCGACTCCGCCTGCCGCTGGGTCAAACTTGGAGACTTTGGCATG GTGAAGGCCACAGGCACCAGGGTCCCGGAGGTCTGGTACAGCTCTCCTTACTGCACCCCTGAGGCTGAAATCGCTCGTGGCAATGAGGATAGCTGGGGGAGCATTAGTGACGGGAGTGATGCCGTTAAGAAGgatgaagagaagaaaaagaatgaaagagtTTGGGTTTCGGTGGAGCCCAGCATGGACAGCTGGGCGCTGGGGATCCTGACCTACGCCATGCTCACCGGCAGTCATCCCTGGGCTGAAACAGCCAGCGATTGCGGCTCATATCTGAAGTTTAGGGAATGGTTTGACAGATTAGAGGGACCCAATGATTTACTGGACGTATGGGCAGAGCCACAAGGGGAGAGTGCACAGGAAGTCATTGATTTATACGGGGCAGAACTTGAAAAGAAAGACCGACCTCCAGTTGCGGCCCAGTTTGCATGTTTCACCCCGCTGGCCTGCTGCTTCTTCCAGTCGTTTCTAGACCCCAGGCCAGGGTTTCGAGGTCAGCCTGAGATTGCGATGAATTATCTTGGTGGGGACTGGGTGATGGAGAAGGAAAGGGtgaggctggaggaggagaggaagaagagcccAGGGAAAGGACCAATCAGGAACATGAAAGAGATGGAGGGGAAAGAAGAGAGATAA
- the il11b gene encoding uncharacterized protein il11b isoform X2 translates to MLRSMIHQVETLAKSSGEFHDLTGEVLKHLEVSENRLGGLPDINLTAAHFDSLKVNESLSQLFIYTQSFRLHVDWLKTAKENISVSSQQVKKASSHLLMLSSFLNASLHQLSEEVHPLESPSLPEVSTPFDELQFSVEISKRLKMFCNWSKRVLLTLQRLSSCSRH, encoded by the exons ATGTTAAGATCAATGATCCATCAGGTGGAAACCTTGGCAAAATCATCCGGAGAGTTCCATGACTTG ACAGGTGAAGTACTCAAACATTTGGAGGTTTCGGAAAACAGACTGGGGGGTCTTCCTGACATTAATCTCACTGCAGCTCATTTTGACTCACTGAAG GTGAATGAGTCACTCTCCCAGTTGTTCATATACACTCAGTCCTTCAGGCTGCATGTTGATTGGTTGAAAACAGCCAAAGAAAACATCAGTGTGTCCTCCCAGCAAGTAAAGAAGGCTAGCAGTCACCTCCTGATGCTGTCCTCCTTCCTGAATGCTTCTCTTCACCAG cTAAGTGAAGAGGTTCATCCTTTGGagtctccctccctccctgagGTCTCCACGCCCTTCGATGAGCTTCAGTTCTCTGTTGAGATCTCTAAACGgctaaaaatgttttgcaactGGTCAAAAAGGGTTTTGTTGACTCTCCAGAGGCTATCCAGTTGCTCTCGACATTAA
- the il11b gene encoding uncharacterized protein il11b isoform X1, translating to MKLIDFTPCLLHLLLLAELFVHSSSYPTSRSPLCSMLRSMIHQVETLAKSSGEFHDLTGEVLKHLEVSENRLGGLPDINLTAAHFDSLKVNESLSQLFIYTQSFRLHVDWLKTAKENISVSSQQVKKASSHLLMLSSFLNASLHQLSEEVHPLESPSLPEVSTPFDELQFSVEISKRLKMFCNWSKRVLLTLQRLSSCSRH from the exons ATGAAAT TAATCGACTTCACCCCTTGTCTTCTCCACCTGCTGCTATTGGCTGAGCTGTTTGTCCATTCATCATCATATCCCACCTCTCGCTCTCCTCTGTGTAGCATGTTAAGATCAATGATCCATCAGGTGGAAACCTTGGCAAAATCATCCGGAGAGTTCCATGACTTG ACAGGTGAAGTACTCAAACATTTGGAGGTTTCGGAAAACAGACTGGGGGGTCTTCCTGACATTAATCTCACTGCAGCTCATTTTGACTCACTGAAG GTGAATGAGTCACTCTCCCAGTTGTTCATATACACTCAGTCCTTCAGGCTGCATGTTGATTGGTTGAAAACAGCCAAAGAAAACATCAGTGTGTCCTCCCAGCAAGTAAAGAAGGCTAGCAGTCACCTCCTGATGCTGTCCTCCTTCCTGAATGCTTCTCTTCACCAG cTAAGTGAAGAGGTTCATCCTTTGGagtctccctccctccctgagGTCTCCACGCCCTTCGATGAGCTTCAGTTCTCTGTTGAGATCTCTAAACGgctaaaaatgttttgcaactGGTCAAAAAGGGTTTTGTTGACTCTCCAGAGGCTATCCAGTTGCTCTCGACATTAA